Part of the Magnetococcales bacterium genome is shown below.
GTATCATAGCCATGTTATTCATGAAAATCATAATCCAGGATGCCATGAGATGCCCCACCTCACATCACACCTTGTCCGACAAGACTCCATCCAGTGACTGGGCATCCAGAACCCGAAGGCTCCACTCTTCCAAAGAAGGAGGCTTGGCCTTGGCAATTTTTTCGTTGGCCCAGGCGGGCAAGTCACCGAAACGGCGTTGCAACTGTCGCGACAGAATTGCAGCTTCACCCTCCTGGCGCCCCTTCTCCAATCCCTTCTTTTCTCCGATCTCCATCCCGATTCGTTCTACACTCGTGATGTAAGGCATTTTTTGGTTCTCCTCAAAGTCAACAATTTTTTGTCTCAATTGCTTGTCAGCCTCTTCCGGCAGATGAAGAACCCAATCGATAAACCGAAACAGATCAATCACCTGCTGCCGATTGAAGCCGCTTTGGTACAAACCGCGAATCAGACGCCACTTGGCTTGAAAGCGATCCTCTGGCGTTCGATACCATCGCGCTGCCATACTTTGACCAATTCGTCCATGCGCCGGTCACCGATTTCCGCTTCGCGGGCAATGCGAGCCAGCTCCTTGTCAAGAAATTCAAATCCCCGTTCCCAATCAATACCCTCATGTGCATCCGGCAGGAAAAAGGCCAGAAAATCCTTGAAATATAATCTTAAAATCTCTTTCCAGGGGGTGTCAAATTCATCATTTTCAAGTTTCTGGTCACTCCTCAGGACGCATCTTTCCTCTGCAAGTTTCTGATCACTCTCCGGCATAAATTTTTCCTCCTTTTATCAATCGCTCGGAAGGGGTCAGACACTCAACTTTTGCTCCAAAAACGGTCAAACCACATTTTTGCAAATATCTTCCTCAATGTCCAACAAAATCAACCCTGCATTACCAAACATCTTTATTTATTATAAAAAACGTGGTCTCTTATGGTTTTTTGGGTAAAACCCAGCAATTTGTGCAGTCTTATGTAAAAGGAGGATGTTGGAGAGCATGATTCAGTGCAAATCAAACTTGATTTATATCGTGAAGCCACGATCATCGTCTCGGCCATCGGGTACGGCATCACTCATTTTCGAAAGCCAGGACGCAAGCCCGTCAAGCCGGACCAACCGGGGTGAGTCATCGTCACCCCAGTTCCTTTTGCCTCGTTTTCGATGGCCTTGATCATCGTTTAAGCCAATCTGTCCTATAGACTCTGGAACCTGTGCAATTTCATGCGCATATCCAAAATAATGCGGACGGGCCGGATGGGCATCACCAGCTTGGTGGCTGAAACAATGATCATGGCCGTCCCGGACTATAATGCCGAGAAAGCCATTTTGCCAAACCATCAAGGCCAGGGAACAACACCCGCTCGTTGACGTTGGCTTGATCCAGTTTATCCCGAATTTCCCATTTCATTTTGGAAGGAATATTAATTTTTCGAAATGCATCTGGAACACAATGCAATAGCCATTCATCAAAAGCAAGAGTGGGATCGGACAACACTGAAAAAAGAGCGTACTGATTGATGATGCGCCCATCTACTGATGGTGGTTCAAAAAAAACGGCAAAAGGAGGATCGGTCTGAAGTCGATCAAAGTTACGCAGGGCTTTGTTCCCCGATCCTGTAACACGCTCCAATGAACCAACAGAAAACACAAAGGATTTATCTCTTATTTTCTGTTTTCTGAATTCTCCAGGAATTGTTTTTATTATTTTCTCGATATCAAAACACCAGACTACACCATCTTCGTGGAACTCCCGAAAATCATCGGTGGCAAAGTGAAGAGCCACCAGGGGAGAAAAAGTCCAATCCAAAAGTCGCGTGGGAAGACTGTGATGCTGTCCCAGAACCAACCACATCCAGTCGGAATAAGTCCGACTGACATCTTCCGACGGCGCATATTTGCGAAAATTTCTTATGATGCGCGGTTCCATTTACCTCCATCGCTCCTCAGCTTCTCCCGGC
Proteins encoded:
- a CDS encoding FRG domain-containing protein, with product MEPRIIRNFRKYAPSEDVSRTYSDWMWLVLGQHHSLPTRLLDWTFSPLVALHFATDDFREFHEDGVVWCFDIEKIIKTIPGEFRKQKIRDKSFVFSVGSLERVTGSGNKALRNFDRLQTDPPFAVFFEPPSVDGRIINQYALFSVLSDPTLAFDEWLLHCVPDAFRKINIPSKMKWEIRDKLDQANVNERVLFPGLDGLAKWLSRHYSPGRP